A single genomic interval of Spirosoma taeanense harbors:
- a CDS encoding TonB-dependent receptor domain-containing protein: MKNLFLLGVLCLLTAALYAQSPTGSPARFTLQGRVVDTASAPLPASTVMLLNPKDSSLVNFGRSSENGAFSFKNLKSGTYLLKISFVGFLPYNQVIKPTGEAIIDLGALKLKPITKELFEVVVKTAKAPLTIRGDTIEYNASSFKVPPGSTVEDLLRKLPGVQVDQDGNIRAQGQEVKKVTVDGKSFFGNDPKLATKNLQAEAISKVQVYNDKTEQAKLTGVEDGKKEKTVNLELKEEFKKGGFGKVTASAGPASNGLPTRAEVKGNYNKFDSKQQFSVIGLGNNTNQQGLSFNDYQDFRGSNSFNWNDNADFGFSSGGRFIYFGGDDDESLGIPVDGRAGRGFSNNAAGGANYNYDTKKTKLSTSYYYSQTRLQLEAERNRRNFLETGSFRTQENSNQINFNGNHRVSLRFEKQLDSLNTLVFINNSRLNNGNSSLFTLQNLFRGVTPVGAPASEVLSTRNTTNNFSDSRQFGSANSLIYRLKFKKKGRSFAASASYQINTNDASLALNARNEFFQANSVNDQLRIIRQDQGTNTLRNEYKASLLYVEPFAKKFFWESFYNFSLRYDEVDRDVYNIGDASRIRNDSLSRYYKNNYLFNRLGSSVRYSFKGLNLSAGLAGQQFTIDGRYAPDQTSSAFNRIDRTFTTVVPNVSLNYDMKNNKYLYGGYDVNVRVPSSRDLQPIINNSNPLFINEGNPNLLPQSEHNLNTGFSYFNPGSFTNFFANIYGTYYVNQIVYSQFVDPQTLITRTRPENLTGGRNIGSYASFGFPLKKTKATLNLNTQLNFGRNLTNINNVLNQTNNQNYNIGARLDLTPTEWFTFYGNANIGRTNTRYSINSGQDQKIVNNNFSGDMNIKLPHDVYVNTSLNYRVYTNERFGFDQRIPIWNASVYHILGKAKKAEIRLSSVDLLNRNVNVSQYAGQNYVQDERVRTLARYFLLSFTYNMRGVQAKMRREGFY; encoded by the coding sequence ATGAAAAATCTTTTCCTGCTGGGCGTACTATGCCTTCTGACGGCTGCGCTCTACGCTCAGAGTCCAACGGGTAGCCCTGCCCGGTTTACGTTGCAGGGACGAGTCGTTGATACGGCTTCGGCCCCGCTGCCTGCTTCAACGGTGATGCTGCTCAACCCAAAAGATTCGTCGCTCGTGAATTTTGGACGCTCGAGCGAGAACGGCGCGTTTTCGTTTAAAAATCTGAAATCGGGTACGTATCTGCTGAAGATTTCGTTCGTTGGTTTTCTGCCCTACAACCAGGTCATCAAGCCAACCGGTGAGGCCATTATTGATCTTGGTGCACTCAAACTGAAGCCAATCACAAAAGAGTTGTTTGAGGTGGTTGTCAAGACAGCGAAGGCTCCGCTGACGATTCGGGGGGATACCATTGAGTATAACGCCAGCTCATTTAAAGTGCCGCCCGGCTCAACGGTCGAGGATCTATTGCGGAAGCTGCCGGGTGTTCAGGTCGATCAGGATGGGAATATCCGGGCGCAGGGGCAGGAGGTTAAGAAAGTAACCGTCGATGGTAAGAGTTTCTTCGGGAATGACCCCAAGCTGGCAACCAAGAACCTCCAGGCCGAAGCGATCTCGAAAGTGCAGGTCTACAACGATAAAACGGAACAGGCTAAGCTAACGGGTGTAGAAGATGGCAAGAAAGAAAAAACCGTCAATCTGGAACTGAAGGAGGAATTCAAAAAAGGCGGGTTTGGAAAGGTAACGGCCAGTGCCGGCCCCGCATCAAACGGTCTGCCGACCCGCGCAGAGGTGAAGGGTAACTACAATAAATTTGACTCGAAGCAACAGTTTTCGGTCATTGGTTTAGGCAACAACACCAATCAGCAGGGACTCTCGTTCAACGACTACCAGGACTTTCGGGGCAGCAATTCCTTTAACTGGAACGACAATGCCGATTTCGGTTTCAGCAGTGGGGGACGGTTTATTTATTTCGGGGGCGACGACGATGAAAGTCTGGGAATTCCGGTGGATGGCCGGGCCGGTCGTGGCTTCTCCAACAACGCAGCCGGCGGAGCTAATTACAACTACGACACCAAGAAAACCAAGCTCAGCACGAGCTACTATTACTCCCAAACCCGTCTCCAGCTTGAAGCGGAACGTAATCGGCGGAATTTTCTCGAAACGGGTTCGTTCCGGACCCAGGAGAATAGCAATCAGATCAATTTCAACGGCAATCACCGGGTTAGCCTGCGGTTTGAGAAGCAGCTTGATTCACTCAACACGCTGGTGTTCATTAACAACAGCCGTCTGAATAATGGGAATTCCAGCCTGTTTACGCTGCAAAATCTTTTCCGGGGCGTAACGCCCGTCGGAGCGCCAGCTTCGGAGGTGCTATCTACCCGAAATACGACCAATAACTTCAGCGATTCGCGGCAGTTTGGGTCGGCTAACTCGCTCATTTACCGGTTGAAATTCAAAAAGAAAGGCCGTTCATTTGCCGCCAGCGCGTCGTATCAGATCAATACCAATGATGCCAGTCTGGCGCTAAACGCCCGCAATGAATTTTTCCAGGCAAACAGCGTCAACGATCAGTTACGAATTATCCGGCAGGATCAGGGCACAAACACCCTGCGGAACGAATACAAGGCCAGTTTGCTGTATGTGGAGCCGTTTGCCAAAAAATTCTTCTGGGAGAGCTTCTATAACTTTAGTCTGCGCTACGATGAAGTGGACCGGGATGTGTATAACATAGGTGATGCTAGCCGAATTCGCAACGATTCGCTGAGCCGATATTACAAAAACAACTACCTGTTCAACCGGCTGGGCAGCAGCGTTCGCTACTCCTTTAAAGGGCTGAACCTGTCGGCCGGTCTGGCCGGGCAGCAGTTTACCATTGACGGTAGATACGCCCCCGATCAGACATCGTCGGCCTTCAACCGCATTGACCGGACCTTCACGACGGTTGTGCCGAACGTATCGCTGAACTACGATATGAAAAACAACAAGTACCTGTATGGTGGCTACGACGTGAACGTGCGGGTGCCGTCATCGCGGGATTTGCAGCCGATTATCAACAACAGCAACCCGCTCTTTATCAACGAAGGCAATCCAAACCTGCTGCCTCAGTCAGAGCATAATCTGAATACAGGGTTCAGCTATTTTAACCCCGGCAGCTTCACGAATTTCTTCGCCAACATTTACGGCACGTACTACGTCAACCAGATCGTTTACAGTCAGTTTGTCGATCCGCAAACGCTTATTACGCGTACGCGTCCCGAGAACCTGACGGGTGGGCGTAACATTGGTTCCTACGCCAGTTTTGGCTTTCCGCTCAAGAAAACGAAGGCAACGCTCAACCTGAATACGCAGCTGAATTTCGGCCGGAACCTGACCAACATTAACAACGTGCTGAATCAGACCAATAACCAGAACTACAACATTGGCGCCCGGCTCGACCTGACGCCAACGGAATGGTTTACGTTCTACGGAAACGCCAACATTGGCCGGACAAATACGCGCTATTCAATCAATTCCGGACAGGATCAGAAGATCGTGAACAACAACTTCAGCGGGGATATGAATATCAAACTGCCGCATGATGTGTATGTTAATACGAGCCTGAATTACCGCGTGTACACCAACGAACGATTTGGCTTCGACCAGCGGATTCCGATCTGGAACGCATCGGTGTATCATATTCTGGGGAAAGCCAAGAAGGCCGAAATCCGGCTGTCGTCGGTCGATCTGCTGAATCGAAACGTAAACGTATCGCAATATGCCGGGCAGAATTACGTACAGGATGAACGCGTCCGGACGCTGGCCCGCTATTTCCTGCTGAGCTTTACGTACAACATGCGGGGCGTTCAGGCCAAGATGCGTCGGGAAGGATTTTATTGA
- the pabB gene encoding aminodeoxychorismate synthase component I — MKGVRVAVKDVPTWQRQALAWALSQQTHENGFVALLNNNGIAYPNDPFPNRLCIGAKRVISFANLPAGRDVFQALFDDHAERSSFLIGYFGYDLKNQLEALNSRNPNRTGFPDAYFVEPTWLIDFKEDAVIIQGDGDAEELSQVIALTDLPDYANSNKAAEIQCRVTPEDYQANVRRIQEHIRRGDVYELNYCIEFFAEQVALDPLTTYYALNARSPMPFSAFLKLGSRYIMGASPERFLAKQGRKLSSQPIKGTIRRGQTPDEDAHLRDQLLNSEKERAENLMIVDLVRNDLARSAETCSVRVDELFGIYGFQQVYQMISTVSATLRPDVMWADAIRNAFPMGSMTGAPKIRAMELIDELEVSRRGVYSGAMGYVTPDGDFDFNVVIRTLLYDAQRQYASFSVGSAITYDADPAQEWAECLLKARAIRDVLTGQSG; from the coding sequence ATGAAGGGCGTGCGTGTGGCGGTCAAAGACGTACCGACCTGGCAACGACAGGCGCTGGCCTGGGCCCTTAGCCAGCAAACGCACGAGAATGGATTTGTGGCTTTGCTGAACAACAACGGCATTGCCTACCCGAATGACCCGTTTCCGAACCGACTCTGTATCGGGGCGAAGCGGGTCATTTCGTTTGCCAACCTGCCCGCTGGCCGGGATGTATTCCAGGCCTTATTCGACGATCATGCCGAACGTTCCTCGTTTTTGATTGGCTATTTTGGATACGATCTGAAAAATCAGCTCGAAGCGCTGAACAGTCGCAATCCGAACCGGACGGGTTTTCCCGACGCTTACTTCGTGGAGCCGACATGGCTGATTGATTTTAAGGAAGATGCCGTTATTATTCAGGGTGACGGGGATGCCGAAGAACTCAGTCAGGTAATCGCGCTTACCGACCTACCAGACTACGCTAATTCAAATAAAGCGGCTGAAATTCAGTGCCGGGTTACACCGGAGGACTATCAGGCCAACGTCCGCCGGATTCAGGAACACATTCGCCGGGGCGACGTGTATGAGTTGAATTACTGCATTGAATTTTTTGCGGAACAAGTCGCCCTCGATCCGCTGACGACTTATTACGCTTTGAACGCCCGTTCACCCATGCCTTTCTCCGCCTTTCTCAAGCTGGGCAGCCGATATATCATGGGAGCCTCGCCGGAGCGATTTCTGGCCAAACAGGGACGAAAACTCAGTTCGCAGCCCATTAAAGGCACCATCCGGCGCGGGCAGACACCGGATGAAGACGCTCACCTGCGCGATCAGCTGCTTAACTCCGAAAAAGAGCGGGCCGAAAACCTGATGATTGTGGACCTGGTGCGGAACGACCTGGCCCGATCGGCCGAAACCTGCTCGGTACGCGTCGACGAATTATTTGGCATCTACGGCTTTCAGCAGGTGTACCAGATGATTTCGACCGTTTCGGCCACCTTACGTCCGGACGTAATGTGGGCTGATGCCATCCGGAACGCGTTTCCCATGGGCAGCATGACGGGGGCACCCAAAATCCGGGCCATGGAGCTGATTGACGAGCTGGAAGTCAGTCGCCGCGGGGTGTATTCGGGCGCTATGGGCTACGTGACGCCCGACGGGGATTTCGATTTTAACGTCGTGATCCGAACGCTGTTGTATGACGCGCAACGGCAGTACGCGTCGTTTTCGGTGGGCAGCGCCATTACGTACGATGCCGACCCGGCGCAGGAATGGGCCGAGTGCCTGCTGAAAGCGCGGGCCATCCGCGACGTACTGACTGGCCAGTCCGGGTAG